Proteins encoded within one genomic window of Citrobacter amalonaticus Y19:
- the fucI gene encoding L-fucose isomerase produces the protein MKKKNLPKIGIRPVIDGRRMGVRESLEAQTMNMAKATAALLTEKLRYACGTPVECVIADTCIAGMAESAACEEKFSSQNVGLTITVTPCWCYGSETIDMDPLRPKAIWGFNGTERPGAVYLAAALAAHSQKGIPAFSIYGKDVQDAGDTSIPADVEEKLLRFTRAGLAVASMKGKSYLSLGGVSMGIAGSIVDHHFFESWLGMKVQSVDMTELRRRIDQKIYDEAELEMALAWADKHFRYGEDKNAKQYQRNAEQSRAILRESLLMAMCIRDMMQGNPKLAEKGRVEESLGYNAIAAGFQGQRHWTDQYPNGDTAEALLNSSFDWNGVREPFVVATENDSLNGVAMLLGHQLTGTAQVFADVRTYWSPEAVERVTGQPLTGRAEHGIIHLINSGSAALDGTCKQRDSEGKPTVKPHWEVTQQEADACLAATEWCPAIHEYFRGGGYSSRFLTEGGVPFTMTRVNIIKGLGPVLQIAEGWSVELPKAVHDTLDKRTDSSWPTTWFAPRLTGKGPFSDVYSVMANWGANHGVLTVGHVGADFITLAAMLRIPVCMHNVEETKIYRPSAWAAHGMDTEGQDYRACQNYGPLYKR, from the coding sequence ATGAAGAAGAAAAACCTGCCGAAAATTGGTATTCGTCCGGTCATTGATGGACGCCGAATGGGCGTTCGTGAATCACTGGAAGCACAGACGATGAACATGGCAAAGGCCACTGCGGCCCTGCTGACAGAGAAGCTGCGCTACGCCTGCGGCACGCCGGTTGAATGCGTTATTGCCGACACCTGTATTGCCGGAATGGCGGAATCCGCCGCCTGTGAGGAAAAGTTCAGTAGTCAAAACGTCGGCCTGACAATCACCGTCACGCCGTGCTGGTGTTACGGCAGCGAAACTATCGATATGGATCCTCTGCGCCCGAAAGCCATCTGGGGCTTTAATGGCACCGAACGCCCGGGCGCGGTCTATCTGGCTGCGGCGCTGGCGGCGCATAGTCAAAAAGGGATCCCTGCATTCTCTATCTACGGCAAGGATGTACAGGATGCCGGCGATACGTCGATCCCGGCCGATGTTGAGGAAAAACTGCTGCGCTTCACCCGGGCAGGACTTGCCGTCGCCAGCATGAAGGGGAAAAGCTACCTCTCTCTGGGCGGGGTGTCGATGGGGATCGCCGGTTCCATCGTCGACCATCACTTCTTTGAGTCCTGGTTGGGGATGAAGGTCCAGTCCGTCGATATGACAGAGTTGCGCCGTCGCATCGATCAAAAAATCTATGACGAAGCGGAACTGGAAATGGCGCTGGCATGGGCGGATAAGCACTTCCGCTATGGCGAAGATAAAAATGCTAAACAGTATCAGCGTAACGCCGAACAAAGCCGGGCGATCCTGCGGGAAAGTCTGCTGATGGCAATGTGCATTCGCGACATGATGCAAGGGAACCCTAAGCTGGCAGAAAAGGGACGCGTGGAAGAGTCACTCGGCTATAACGCGATTGCCGCGGGCTTTCAGGGGCAACGTCACTGGACCGATCAGTATCCCAACGGCGATACCGCCGAAGCGCTGCTGAACAGCTCGTTCGACTGGAACGGCGTGCGTGAACCGTTCGTTGTCGCCACGGAAAACGACAGTCTGAACGGCGTCGCCATGCTGCTTGGACATCAGTTGACCGGCACCGCACAGGTCTTTGCCGATGTGCGGACCTACTGGTCGCCAGAAGCGGTTGAACGTGTGACGGGTCAACCGCTGACCGGACGAGCAGAACACGGCATTATCCATCTGATCAACTCCGGTTCCGCCGCGCTGGATGGCACCTGTAAACAGCGCGACAGCGAAGGAAAACCGACGGTGAAACCACACTGGGAGGTGACACAGCAGGAGGCTGACGCCTGCCTGGCGGCGACCGAGTGGTGTCCGGCGATCCATGAGTATTTCCGCGGCGGCGGCTATTCATCACGCTTCCTGACCGAAGGCGGCGTACCGTTCACCATGACCCGCGTGAACATCATCAAAGGTCTGGGACCGGTACTGCAAATTGCGGAGGGCTGGAGCGTCGAACTGCCGAAAGCGGTGCATGACACCCTCGACAAACGCACCGATTCCAGCTGGCCCACTACCTGGTTTGCCCCCCGCCTCACCGGTAAAGGGCCGTTCTCTGACGTCTATTCCGTGATGGCGAACTGGGGCGCGAACCACGGCGTCCTGACCGTCGGCCACGTCGGCGCTGACTTTATCACCCTCGCCGCCATGCTGCGCATTCCGGTCTGCATGCACAACGTGGAAGAGACGAAAATTTATCGCCCTTCCGCCTGGGCCGCACACGGTATGGACACAGAAGGCCAGGATTACCGCGCCTGTCAGAATTATGGACCGCTGTATAAACGTTAA
- the fucK gene encoding L-fuculokinase yields the protein MKNEIILVLDCGATNVRAIAVDRQGHIVARAAVANASEIAVENSAWHQWSLDAILQRFAQCCQTLSAELSGFQIRGITVTTFGVDGALVDERGELLYPIISWKCPRTATVMESIRRFMSPRQLQTLSGVGAFSFNTLYKLIWLKENHPQLLERAHAWLFISSLINHRLTGEFTTDITMAGTSQMLDIQQRDFSADILQATGLPRRLFPRLVEAGEQTGSLQPAMATILGLPPGIPVLSAGHDTQFALFGAGAEQDEPVLSSGTWEILMVRSARVDTSLLSGHAGSTCELDSQSGLYNPGMQWLASGVLEWVRKLLWTPETPWQTLITQAQAIPAGSDGVQMQCELLSSANAGWRGVTLNTTRAHFYRAALEGLTEQLRHNLHTLEKIGQFRATELLLVGGGSRNALWNQIKANTLEIPIKVLDDAETTVAGAAMYGWYGVGAFSSPQQAREQVRYQYRYFYPQTQ from the coding sequence ATGAAAAATGAAATCATCCTGGTTCTCGACTGCGGCGCGACAAACGTGCGGGCCATCGCCGTTGATCGTCAGGGACACATTGTCGCCCGTGCTGCGGTTGCCAATGCCAGCGAAATTGCCGTGGAAAATAGCGCCTGGCATCAGTGGTCGCTGGACGCCATCCTGCAACGTTTCGCACAGTGCTGCCAGACACTATCCGCTGAACTCTCAGGCTTTCAGATCCGCGGCATCACGGTCACCACCTTCGGCGTTGACGGTGCGCTGGTCGATGAACGCGGCGAGTTACTCTACCCAATCATTAGCTGGAAATGCCCACGCACCGCCACGGTGATGGAAAGCATCCGTCGTTTTATGTCGCCACGTCAACTTCAGACCCTTTCCGGCGTCGGCGCATTTAGCTTCAACACCTTGTACAAGCTGATATGGCTAAAAGAAAATCACCCACAACTGCTGGAGCGGGCCCATGCCTGGCTGTTTATCTCCTCACTCATTAATCATCGTCTGACCGGCGAATTCACCACAGACATCACCATGGCTGGCACCAGCCAGATGCTGGATATCCAGCAGCGGGATTTCAGCGCCGATATTTTACAGGCCACTGGACTGCCGCGACGGCTCTTTCCGCGACTCGTGGAAGCAGGTGAGCAGACAGGTTCTCTGCAGCCTGCAATGGCAACGATACTCGGTCTGCCACCGGGCATTCCCGTGCTCTCCGCCGGACACGATACCCAGTTTGCGCTGTTTGGCGCTGGCGCGGAGCAAGACGAACCGGTTCTCTCTTCCGGCACGTGGGAGATCCTGATGGTGCGTAGCGCCAGGGTTGATACATCGTTATTGAGCGGACATGCGGGTTCAACCTGTGAACTGGACAGCCAGTCAGGACTTTATAATCCGGGGATGCAGTGGCTCGCTTCCGGCGTACTTGAGTGGGTGCGCAAACTGCTGTGGACACCCGAGACCCCGTGGCAAACGTTGATTACGCAAGCGCAAGCGATTCCTGCCGGGTCCGATGGCGTGCAGATGCAGTGCGAACTGCTCTCCTCTGCAAACGCAGGCTGGCGAGGCGTTACGCTCAATACCACCCGCGCGCATTTCTATCGTGCGGCACTGGAAGGATTGACGGAGCAACTGCGGCATAACCTGCATACGCTGGAAAAAATTGGTCAGTTCCGCGCGACGGAACTGCTGTTGGTCGGCGGCGGGAGTCGTAATGCGCTGTGGAATCAGATCAAAGCCAACACCCTTGAGATCCCCATCAAGGTGCTGGATGACGCCGAAACCACCGTTGCCGGCGCGGCGATGTACGGCTGGTATGGCGTCGGCGCGTTTTCCAGTCCGCAGCAGGCGAGAGAACAGGTGCGCTACCAGTACCGCTATTTCTATCCCCAAACACAATAA
- a CDS encoding ABC transporter substrate-binding protein — MKTRHFVYALSLLACITSSALAKDLNLPVISKGFQHEFWQTVKMGTEAAAKELGDKTSYVGPADETQIAEQIQLVENAMAQKPNGLLLAALDANALAPLVETANSRGIKVVTFDSGVNSDIPVSFVATNNRKAGAEAADALAAQVNNKGKVGIIAHVAGTSSAIERSEGFIARMKEKYPDIKVLPVQYSDGDPQKAMDKTIDMIQANPDLAGIYGTNEGSTLGVANAIDSQNLKGKVKVIGFDSTEAIINFLNTGVIQGFVVQDAYQIGYQGIKTLNAALSGQTVAKEIDIPVKFVSAQNINTPEIDKLLHPFGKK; from the coding sequence ATGAAAACCAGGCATTTTGTCTACGCGTTATCCCTGCTGGCGTGCATCACGTCCAGCGCGTTAGCGAAAGATTTGAACCTTCCGGTCATCAGTAAAGGTTTCCAGCATGAATTCTGGCAAACCGTGAAAATGGGGACGGAAGCGGCGGCGAAAGAGTTGGGTGATAAAACCAGCTATGTCGGACCTGCGGACGAAACCCAGATTGCGGAACAAATTCAGTTGGTTGAAAACGCTATGGCGCAAAAACCGAACGGCCTGCTGCTGGCCGCGCTGGATGCGAATGCGCTTGCCCCGCTGGTGGAAACGGCAAATTCGCGTGGCATTAAGGTTGTCACCTTTGACTCTGGCGTGAACTCCGATATTCCAGTCAGCTTCGTGGCGACCAATAACCGTAAAGCGGGCGCTGAAGCGGCGGATGCGCTGGCGGCGCAGGTGAATAACAAAGGTAAAGTCGGCATTATCGCGCACGTCGCCGGGACGTCATCGGCGATAGAGCGCTCGGAAGGGTTTATTGCCCGCATGAAGGAAAAGTATCCGGATATCAAGGTGCTGCCCGTGCAGTACAGTGATGGCGATCCGCAAAAAGCAATGGATAAGACCATTGACATGATTCAGGCCAACCCCGATCTGGCCGGGATCTATGGCACCAATGAAGGCTCAACGCTGGGCGTCGCTAACGCTATCGACAGCCAGAATCTGAAAGGGAAGGTGAAAGTCATTGGTTTCGACAGCACCGAAGCCATTATTAACTTCCTCAACACCGGCGTTATCCAGGGCTTTGTCGTCCAGGACGCTTATCAGATTGGTTATCAGGGGATCAAAACCCTGAATGCGGCGCTGTCAGGGCAAACGGTCGCGAAAGAGATCGATATCCCGGTGAAATTCGTGAGCGCCCAAAACATCAATACGCCGGAAATTGACAAGCTGTTACATCCTTTCGGCAAGAAATAA
- a CDS encoding LacI family DNA-binding transcriptional regulator: MAKTVEQIASDLNLSVTTVRLVLNGKAEQYRISLKTQTRINEYVERYGYVINHSARSLKLNKTDTLGLIVPNISNVFFATLAEKLEQRCRRSGYQLMISCTYDDVDYENKITKALIARNVDGLFIVPSTLENQQHHLRQVRKPMVLLDRDFKYTDNALVESHNMSGGEQLTQNLLDAEKLPVWFLVGDAGLPSISDRLSGYLNALSKKGIHHRDWVREGPVNTPEGGYQIMQTLIDDVGCPQAFIASSLPVLEGAVRAIRDRFGVIPSEINIGTFDEHPMLGFLSNNVWSMQQDENAWAEKAFAMMLNAIEDRPVHETVKVEMKLIKRLRQK; encoded by the coding sequence ATGGCTAAAACAGTAGAACAGATAGCCAGCGACCTGAATTTATCGGTGACAACCGTGAGACTGGTGCTAAATGGAAAAGCTGAACAGTATCGAATCAGCCTCAAAACGCAAACGCGTATTAATGAATATGTTGAGCGATATGGTTATGTGATTAACCATTCCGCCCGCAGTCTGAAGCTGAATAAAACCGATACGCTAGGTCTTATCGTACCCAATATTTCTAACGTCTTCTTTGCCACGCTGGCGGAGAAGCTGGAACAGCGTTGTCGCCGCTCTGGTTACCAACTGATGATTAGCTGTACCTATGATGATGTCGATTACGAAAACAAAATAACCAAAGCGTTAATTGCCCGTAATGTTGATGGCCTGTTTATTGTCCCGTCAACGTTAGAAAACCAGCAGCATCATTTACGTCAGGTAAGAAAACCGATGGTATTGCTGGACCGTGATTTTAAATATACGGATAACGCGTTGGTGGAAAGTCACAATATGTCTGGCGGCGAGCAATTAACCCAAAATTTACTGGATGCAGAAAAGCTGCCAGTCTGGTTTCTGGTTGGCGATGCTGGTTTGCCCAGTATCAGCGACCGTCTGTCGGGCTACCTGAATGCGCTCAGTAAAAAAGGGATTCATCACCGCGACTGGGTGCGTGAAGGACCGGTAAACACCCCGGAAGGGGGATACCAGATTATGCAGACGCTGATCGACGACGTGGGATGCCCGCAGGCATTTATCGCCTCGTCGTTACCGGTGCTGGAAGGGGCGGTAAGAGCTATCCGCGACCGTTTTGGCGTTATCCCGTCCGAGATCAATATCGGCACGTTCGATGAACATCCCATGCTGGGATTTCTGTCTAATAACGTGTGGTCAATGCAGCAGGATGAGAATGCCTGGGCGGAAAAAGCCTTCGCGATGATGCTCAACGCCATTGAAGATCGTCCCGTCCATGAGACGGTAAAAGTGGAAATGAAATTAATTAAGCGCTTAAGACAAAAATAA
- a CDS encoding sugar ABC transporter ATP-binding protein — protein sequence MSETFLQMNHITKRFPGVLALSNVNFTLRKGEVHALLGENGAGKSTLMKILSGVYQPDEGDIIFEDRPVSFSDPLSAQNAGITIIHQEFNLFPELTVEENIFIGREFCKNNRWRLDEKQQRQAASEILQKLNLNISPETLVADLTVAQQQMVEIAKAISVNAKILIMDEPTAALTETEIESLFQVTRLLKAQGTGIVYISHRLEELALIADRATVMRDGQYIDTVDYENVKISDLIAMMVGRELGNIYPRREARAHQEPVLEVRGLTRKGVLNNIDFTLNRGEILGFAGLMGAGRTELARAIFGADPIDSGTITLNGKAIVIKSISDAIAQGISYLTEDRKKEGLALNLSVERNIMLGNYPEYADRFGNVDSKRCQQTSEEQVRALRIKTPHLEQAALNLSGGNQQKIIIARWVCKDTDILIFDEPTRGIDVGAKLEIYELMNRLVAKGKSIIMISSELPEVLGMCDRILVMRSGRITGELTADNATQEKIMQYATLED from the coding sequence ATGTCCGAAACATTTTTACAGATGAATCATATTACCAAACGCTTTCCCGGCGTATTAGCGTTGAGTAATGTGAACTTTACTCTTCGCAAAGGCGAAGTGCATGCGCTATTAGGCGAAAATGGTGCAGGAAAGTCCACACTAATGAAAATTTTATCCGGTGTTTATCAACCGGATGAAGGGGATATTATATTTGAGGATCGTCCTGTGTCATTCAGCGACCCACTCAGCGCGCAGAATGCCGGGATCACCATTATTCATCAGGAATTTAATCTCTTTCCGGAATTAACCGTGGAAGAAAATATCTTTATCGGCAGAGAGTTTTGTAAAAATAATCGTTGGCGGCTGGATGAAAAACAACAGCGACAGGCGGCAAGCGAGATTTTGCAGAAATTAAACCTGAATATTTCGCCAGAAACGCTGGTGGCAGACCTGACGGTGGCACAACAGCAGATGGTGGAAATCGCGAAAGCGATATCCGTCAATGCCAAAATCCTGATTATGGATGAACCTACGGCGGCGCTGACGGAAACGGAAATAGAAAGTTTATTCCAGGTGACCCGGTTGCTTAAAGCGCAGGGGACCGGGATTGTCTACATCTCGCATCGTCTGGAAGAACTGGCGCTGATTGCCGATCGCGCGACGGTTATGCGCGACGGCCAGTACATCGATACCGTGGATTATGAAAACGTGAAGATAAGCGACCTGATTGCGATGATGGTCGGGCGCGAACTGGGAAATATCTATCCTCGCCGCGAAGCGCGGGCGCATCAGGAACCGGTGCTGGAAGTCCGCGGCCTTACGCGCAAAGGCGTTCTCAATAACATCGACTTTACGTTGAATCGGGGAGAGATCCTGGGCTTTGCCGGCCTGATGGGCGCCGGGCGTACGGAACTGGCGCGGGCCATTTTTGGCGCCGATCCTATCGACAGCGGAACCATTACGCTGAACGGCAAGGCCATTGTGATAAAGAGTATTTCTGACGCCATCGCGCAAGGCATTAGCTATTTAACCGAAGACCGCAAAAAAGAGGGGCTGGCGCTTAATTTGTCCGTTGAGCGCAATATCATGTTGGGGAATTACCCTGAATACGCCGACCGTTTTGGTAACGTTGATTCGAAACGTTGCCAGCAAACGAGCGAAGAACAGGTCAGGGCGCTCAGAATCAAAACGCCACACCTTGAACAGGCGGCCCTGAATTTGAGCGGAGGAAATCAGCAAAAAATTATTATTGCCCGCTGGGTATGCAAAGATACCGATATTCTTATTTTTGATGAACCCACGCGGGGAATTGATGTCGGCGCAAAACTGGAAATCTATGAATTAATGAATCGTCTCGTGGCGAAAGGGAAGTCGATCATTATGATTTCCTCTGAACTGCCGGAGGTTCTGGGCATGTGCGATCGTATCTTAGTCATGCGCAGTGGTCGTATTACCGGAGAATTAACTGCTGATAACGCCACCCAAGAAAAAATCATGCAATATGCGACGTTAGAGGATTAA
- the xni gene encoding flap endonuclease Xni, with amino-acid sequence MAVHLLIVDALNLIRRIHAVQGSPCAQTCLHALDQLIVHSQPTHAVAVFDDEARSSGWRHQRLADYKAGRPPMPDELHNEMPALRDAFEQRGVACWVSSGNEADDLAATLAVKVTQAGHQATIVSTDKGYCQLLSPTLRIRDYFQKRWLDAPFIEKEFGVQPQQLPDYWGLAGISSSKVPGVAGIGPKSATQLLVQFQTLEGLYAHLDEVPEKWRKKLEAHQEMAFLCRDIARLQTDLHLDGNLQQLRLAR; translated from the coding sequence GTGGCTGTCCATCTGCTCATCGTCGACGCGCTCAATTTAATTCGCCGGATCCACGCCGTTCAGGGTTCGCCCTGCGCGCAGACCTGCCTGCATGCGCTTGATCAGCTGATTGTCCACAGCCAGCCCACTCACGCCGTGGCGGTGTTTGATGATGAAGCGCGGAGCAGTGGCTGGCGCCATCAGCGCCTTGCGGACTACAAAGCCGGTCGTCCCCCCATGCCTGACGAACTGCACAATGAGATGCCCGCCCTGCGTGACGCCTTCGAACAGCGAGGCGTCGCGTGTTGGGTGTCGAGCGGCAATGAAGCTGATGACCTGGCGGCAACGCTGGCGGTCAAAGTCACGCAAGCGGGCCATCAGGCCACCATCGTGTCGACTGACAAAGGCTATTGCCAGTTGCTCTCCCCAACCTTACGCATTCGTGATTACTTTCAGAAACGCTGGCTGGATGCGCCGTTCATTGAAAAAGAGTTTGGCGTTCAACCGCAACAATTGCCGGATTACTGGGGACTGGCGGGGATCAGCAGTTCAAAAGTGCCAGGCGTCGCTGGCATTGGCCCGAAAAGTGCCACCCAACTGTTGGTGCAGTTTCAGACGCTGGAAGGTCTCTACGCGCATCTGGATGAGGTGCCGGAAAAATGGCGCAAGAAACTGGAAGCTCACCAGGAGATGGCCTTCTTATGCCGTGATATTGCGCGTTTGCAAACCGATTTGCATCTTGACGGTAACCTGCAACAGTTGCGCCTGGCGCGGTAG
- the sdaB gene encoding L-serine ammonia-lyase II produces MISVFDIFKIGIGPSSSHTVGPMKAGKQFTDDLIARNILTDVTRVVVDVYGSLSLTGKGHHTDIAIIMGLAGNLPDTVDIDAIPSFIQDVNTHGRLLLANGQHEVEFPVDKCMNFHADNLSLHENGMRITALADDNVLYSQTYYSIGGGFIVDEEHFGLTNSSPVNVPYPYKSAADLQKHCQETGLSLSGLMMQNELALHSKEELEQHFANVWEVMRGGIERGITTEGVLPGKLRVPRRAAALRRMLVSSDKTTTDPMAVVDWINMFALAVNEENAAGGRVVTAPTNGACGIVPAVLAYYDKFIREVNANSLARYMLVASAIGSLYKMNASISGAEVGCQGEVGVACSMAAAGLAELLGGSPTQVCIAAEIGMEHNLGLTCDPVAGQVQVPCIERNAIASVKAVNAARMALRRTSEPRVCLDKVIETMYETGKDMNAKYRETSRGGLAMKIVTCD; encoded by the coding sequence ATGATTAGCGTATTCGATATTTTCAAAATCGGCATTGGCCCTTCCAGTTCACATACCGTTGGACCAATGAAAGCCGGCAAACAATTCACGGATGATCTGATTGCCCGCAATATTCTGACGGATGTCACCCGCGTCGTGGTGGATGTGTATGGCTCCCTGTCGCTGACGGGTAAAGGCCACCACACTGATATCGCGATTATCATGGGTCTGGCGGGAAATCTGCCGGATACCGTCGACATCGACGCCATCCCGAGTTTTATCCAGGATGTGAACACCCACGGGCGGCTGCTGCTGGCGAATGGTCAGCATGAGGTCGAATTCCCGGTTGATAAGTGCATGAATTTCCATGCCGATAACCTGTCTCTGCATGAGAACGGGATGCGCATTACCGCGCTGGCGGACGATAACGTCCTCTACAGCCAGACTTACTACTCCATCGGCGGTGGTTTCATCGTTGATGAAGAACATTTCGGTTTAACGAACAGTTCGCCGGTCAACGTGCCGTATCCGTACAAATCGGCTGCCGATCTGCAAAAACACTGCCAGGAAACCGGGCTTTCCCTTTCCGGCCTGATGATGCAAAACGAACTGGCATTGCACAGCAAAGAAGAGCTGGAACAGCACTTTGCTAACGTCTGGGAGGTGATGCGCGGCGGCATTGAGCGCGGCATTACCACCGAGGGCGTGCTGCCAGGAAAACTGCGAGTACCGCGTCGTGCGGCGGCGCTGCGTCGTATGCTGGTGAGCAGCGACAAAACCACCACCGATCCGATGGCGGTGGTTGACTGGATCAACATGTTCGCGCTGGCGGTGAACGAAGAGAACGCCGCTGGCGGACGCGTGGTCACCGCGCCAACGAACGGCGCCTGCGGTATCGTGCCGGCAGTCCTCGCCTACTACGACAAATTCATCCGCGAAGTGAACGCTAACTCGCTGGCGCGCTATATGCTGGTCGCCAGCGCAATTGGCTCACTGTACAAGATGAATGCCTCTATTTCCGGTGCGGAAGTGGGTTGTCAGGGCGAAGTCGGCGTGGCCTGCTCGATGGCGGCGGCCGGACTGGCAGAACTGCTGGGCGGCAGTCCGACGCAGGTGTGTATTGCGGCGGAAATCGGCATGGAACATAACCTCGGTCTGACCTGCGATCCGGTTGCGGGACAGGTTCAGGTACCGTGCATCGAGCGTAACGCGATTGCTTCCGTTAAAGCGGTCAACGCGGCTCGTATGGCGCTGCGTCGTACCAGCGAACCGCGCGTCTGCCTCGATAAAGTCATCGAAACCATGTACGAAACCGGTAAAGACATGAACGCCAAGTATCGCGAAACCTCTCGCGGCGGCCTGGCCATGAAGATTGTCACCTGCGATTAA
- a CDS encoding ABC transporter permease — protein sequence MTVSVTSSDSNNKKIKINKELLMRLAPLFSLIILVVFFSVSSPFFFNTENIMTIALQTSVIGIMAIGVTFVIITAGIDLSLGSVVAFSGVAVGICATLGLPLPVCILAGVLAGGLCGYVNGLLVTKMTIPPFIATLGLMMSVRGINMVMTDGRAIYFADYPTFKLLAQGRLFDVLPYPVFYLVIVALVAGYILKKTVIGRYVYAVGSNEVAAHLSGIKVQRVKIFVYAFCGLLTGIAGVILASRLNSGQPTVGVGYELEAIAAVVIGGTSLMGGIGTIGGTIIGAFIMSVLKNGLNLMGVSQFWQMVAMGVVVVAAVYLDTLRKKIR from the coding sequence ATGACCGTCTCTGTAACCTCTTCAGACAGCAACAATAAGAAAATAAAAATTAATAAAGAACTTTTAATGCGCCTTGCGCCGCTGTTTAGTTTAATTATTTTGGTTGTCTTCTTCAGTGTCAGCTCGCCGTTTTTCTTTAACACCGAAAATATTATGACGATTGCGCTGCAAACGTCGGTTATCGGCATTATGGCCATTGGCGTGACGTTTGTGATTATTACGGCAGGGATCGACCTCTCCTTAGGCTCGGTGGTGGCGTTTTCCGGCGTCGCGGTGGGTATCTGCGCGACACTCGGATTGCCGCTGCCAGTCTGCATCCTGGCTGGCGTGTTGGCCGGGGGATTGTGCGGCTACGTGAACGGTTTGCTGGTAACCAAAATGACGATTCCGCCGTTCATCGCCACGCTGGGTCTGATGATGTCCGTCAGGGGTATCAACATGGTGATGACAGACGGTCGCGCCATCTATTTTGCCGATTACCCCACCTTTAAATTGCTGGCGCAGGGGCGTTTATTCGATGTGCTGCCGTATCCGGTGTTCTATCTGGTGATTGTCGCCCTGGTCGCTGGTTACATCCTCAAGAAGACGGTGATTGGTCGCTACGTCTATGCCGTAGGCAGTAATGAAGTGGCGGCGCACCTTTCCGGGATCAAAGTCCAGCGCGTCAAAATCTTTGTCTATGCCTTCTGCGGACTGTTGACTGGCATTGCCGGGGTAATTCTGGCCTCACGCCTGAACTCCGGTCAGCCAACGGTCGGCGTTGGTTATGAACTGGAAGCCATTGCCGCCGTGGTGATTGGTGGCACCAGCCTGATGGGCGGGATTGGCACCATCGGCGGCACCATCATTGGCGCCTTCATTATGAGCGTGTTGAAAAACGGCCTGAACCTGATGGGGGTCTCCCAGTTCTGGCAAATGGTGGCGATGGGGGTTGTGGTCGTCGCCGCCGTCTACCTCGATACGTTACGCAAAAAGATTCGTTGA
- the fucU gene encoding L-fucose mutarotase — MLKTISPLISPDLLKILAQMGHGDEIIFSDAHFPAHSMGPQVIRADGLNVSDLLRAVIPLFELDNYAPPLVMMAAVEGDTLDPSVETRYRDALSAQAPCPEIARIDRFAFYERAQKAFAIVITGERAKYGNILLKKGVTP, encoded by the coding sequence ATGCTTAAAACGATTTCTCCCCTCATCTCGCCGGATCTGCTTAAAATTCTGGCGCAGATGGGTCATGGCGATGAGATTATTTTCTCAGACGCGCACTTCCCGGCGCACAGCATGGGGCCGCAGGTGATCCGTGCCGATGGTCTCAACGTCAGCGACCTGCTGCGAGCCGTGATCCCGTTATTTGAGCTCGACAACTATGCGCCACCGCTGGTCATGATGGCGGCCGTCGAAGGCGACACGCTCGACCCGAGCGTTGAAACGCGCTATCGCGATGCACTTTCCGCACAGGCACCGTGTCCGGAGATCGCGCGTATCGATCGCTTCGCCTTCTACGAGCGCGCGCAAAAGGCCTTTGCGATTGTCATCACTGGTGAACGAGCAAAGTACGGGAATATTCTTTTAAAAAAAGGGGTAACACCGTAA